One segment of Desulfosudis oleivorans Hxd3 DNA contains the following:
- a CDS encoding bifunctional DNA primase/polymerase yields MKHNDKWQAVKQYYKKGWPIFPLHTIKDGKCSCDKPTCTTPGKHPMYDAEDLTEGFKNASSSQQQLKKWWSRWPDANIGIRTGKESFIAIDIDLPDGPDNMKKLEKTYGNLPKTVNQKTGGGGYQLFFKPPHTRIPCKTGLLGNIDIRGEGGYVVAPPSDHIKNKKYKWRHSPDSIEIAGMPEWLTDLIEKGEKYCDLVHSLKKIPEGKRNDTLAEIAGSLRGEGRELDEIHGVLRKANKNRCTPALEDDEVKKIAESISSYPPNASTSDNKNKNAKTAQFNKFIETFFEKNEILQDTNSGFFYAIINGEGGEQVLDTRSDNFKRHCRSSIRKSSDALISRQDIDLIIDHLEANAVDQNKKGEVSIRIARVDNTIYLDLADEKKQVVKITSEGWTICQETPVHFYRPQGMLPLPVPVEGKGFAKLKHFLPAGKQHKHTCRLILAWLVGALNPQGPYVALILTGPKGSSKSTLTEFLKFLIDPAKATTRALSGNEETLMIYCKNNWLVSFDNLSVLSQPMSDALCRVSTGGGLSKRKQYTDDEEYVFQANRPIIMNGINNFIKADDLVDRSLIIELPFIDDAKRLTKKRLNQEFQEAQPLILGSLLKAVSSALKNENIKIDVPLPRMSDFASWVCAAEEALPWKGKKFLTDYNTHLNKNLSKTYLENPIVYCIKNFLEKCKDKRWEGNATDLVNQLKKAFPEKSAVIPKPNKIQQEIGAFPAALNHFNIKFNKKRTSENRLITLEIK; encoded by the coding sequence ATGAAACACAACGATAAATGGCAAGCCGTGAAACAATATTATAAAAAAGGATGGCCTATTTTCCCCCTGCACACCATTAAAGACGGGAAATGCTCTTGTGACAAGCCTACATGCACAACACCTGGTAAACATCCTATGTATGATGCCGAGGATCTGACTGAAGGGTTTAAAAACGCCTCCAGCAGCCAACAACAATTAAAAAAATGGTGGTCGAGATGGCCAGATGCGAACATCGGTATCAGGACGGGGAAGGAGAGTTTTATAGCGATAGATATCGATCTGCCTGATGGCCCCGATAACATGAAAAAGCTTGAAAAAACATATGGCAATCTACCCAAAACGGTCAACCAAAAAACCGGTGGGGGAGGATACCAGCTATTTTTTAAACCACCGCACACCCGTATCCCATGTAAAACTGGTCTACTGGGCAATATTGATATCCGGGGCGAAGGAGGATACGTGGTAGCTCCTCCCTCTGACCATATAAAAAACAAAAAATATAAATGGAGACATAGCCCTGACAGTATAGAGATAGCCGGTATGCCTGAATGGTTGACTGACCTTATTGAAAAAGGGGAAAAGTATTGTGATCTTGTCCACTCGTTAAAAAAAATACCTGAAGGTAAAAGAAACGACACGCTAGCAGAAATTGCCGGTAGCCTGCGAGGGGAAGGACGTGAGTTGGATGAGATCCATGGAGTCCTTCGTAAAGCCAATAAAAATAGGTGTACCCCTGCCCTAGAAGATGACGAGGTTAAAAAGATTGCAGAGAGTATTTCATCTTATCCCCCCAATGCATCGACTTCAGATAATAAAAACAAAAACGCCAAAACTGCTCAATTCAATAAATTTATTGAGACCTTTTTTGAGAAAAACGAGATATTGCAGGATACCAATAGTGGTTTCTTCTACGCAATTATTAACGGTGAAGGAGGCGAGCAGGTATTAGATACCAGATCTGATAACTTTAAACGCCACTGCCGATCTTCAATCCGAAAAAGCAGTGATGCCCTTATCTCCCGCCAAGACATTGATCTGATCATTGATCATCTGGAAGCCAATGCTGTTGATCAGAATAAAAAAGGTGAAGTCTCTATAAGGATAGCTAGGGTTGATAACACCATTTATTTGGACCTGGCAGATGAAAAAAAGCAAGTTGTCAAAATAACATCTGAAGGCTGGACAATTTGTCAAGAAACGCCAGTCCACTTTTACCGCCCTCAAGGAATGCTTCCCCTCCCCGTACCTGTGGAAGGTAAAGGCTTTGCAAAATTGAAGCATTTTCTTCCTGCTGGCAAACAGCATAAGCATACATGTAGACTCATACTGGCCTGGCTTGTTGGTGCTCTGAACCCTCAGGGGCCATATGTGGCATTAATACTAACCGGCCCCAAAGGCTCATCAAAAAGCACCTTGACTGAATTTTTAAAATTTTTGATTGACCCAGCAAAAGCGACCACAAGAGCATTATCTGGGAATGAAGAGACCTTGATGATATATTGCAAAAACAACTGGCTGGTGTCTTTTGACAATCTTTCTGTTTTATCCCAACCAATGTCTGATGCTCTTTGTCGTGTCAGTACGGGAGGCGGTCTTTCAAAAAGAAAGCAGTACACGGATGATGAAGAGTATGTTTTTCAAGCCAATCGTCCAATAATCATGAATGGAATAAATAATTTTATTAAAGCTGATGATTTAGTCGATAGGTCACTGATAATTGAACTGCCTTTTATTGATGACGCTAAACGCTTAACAAAAAAACGGTTGAATCAGGAATTTCAGGAAGCGCAACCATTGATCTTAGGCTCTCTCTTAAAAGCGGTCTCTTCAGCATTAAAAAATGAAAACATCAAGATTGATGTCCCTTTGCCACGCATGAGTGATTTTGCGAGTTGGGTATGTGCTGCCGAAGAAGCCTTACCATGGAAAGGTAAAAAATTTTTAACTGACTATAACACCCATCTCAATAAGAATTTATCAAAGACATATCTTGAAAATCCCATTGTTTATTGTATAAAAAACTTCCTTGAGAAATGTAAAGATAAGCGGTGGGAAGGCAATGCAACAGATTTGGTTAATCAGTTAAAGAAAGCTTTCCCTGAAAAAAGCGCAGTTATCCCTAAACCCAACAAAATTCAACAAGAGATAGGAGCTTTTCCCGCCGCCCTTAACCATTTTAATATAAAATTTAATAAGAAGAGGACATCTGAGAACAGATTAATAACATTAGAGATTAAATGA
- a CDS encoding DUF2958 domain-containing protein yields MWNEPNEDMLQRIPKLYETEHVPLTDKLIYMHFFIGGCDWFVAEYDGNDIFFGYAILNNDYYNAEWGYFSLSELKSIKIQGWAEIDRDTFWEVKKASEVDKIKIH; encoded by the coding sequence ATGTGGAATGAACCTAACGAAGACATGTTACAGCGGATACCGAAATTATATGAAACAGAGCATGTACCGTTAACGGATAAGTTGATCTACATGCATTTCTTTATCGGAGGATGTGACTGGTTTGTAGCGGAGTACGACGGCAATGATATTTTCTTTGGCTACGCTATTTTAAACAACGACTATTACAATGCGGAATGGGGGTATTTTTCTTTATCTGAGCTCAAATCCATAAAAATACAGGGTTGGGCGGAAATCGACAGAGATACCTTTTGGGAAGTAAAGAAGGCTTCCGAAGTAGACAAAATCAAAATCCATTAG
- a CDS encoding tyrosine-type recombinase/integrase: protein MHRMVIMNLRAIMDIKYFTEAQVRLLRRTVKDKAVADQSKKNKTGIREWMVIDLITSTGLRVEEVSNLRCGDLKAGYGQCEVFVSRGKGGRSRTVEIPQSLKTHLNQYLKWKKEQQERIGPSNYLFVGQRGPWTAQAIQQLVKKYLKKLGLYERGKSVHALRHSYAVQLYRKKRDLRAVQKQLGHASIQTTQIYADVTKEDIQQQINGLW from the coding sequence ATGCATCGCATGGTTATTATGAATTTGAGAGCTATTATGGACATAAAGTATTTCACAGAAGCCCAGGTTAGGCTGTTGAGGCGAACCGTCAAAGATAAGGCTGTTGCCGATCAGAGCAAAAAAAATAAAACCGGTATCCGAGAATGGATGGTAATTGACCTTATAACCAGTACCGGCTTAAGGGTTGAAGAAGTATCCAATCTCCGTTGTGGGGATCTAAAGGCTGGTTACGGGCAATGTGAAGTCTTTGTGAGTCGAGGGAAGGGTGGGCGTTCAAGAACGGTTGAAATCCCCCAATCCCTCAAAACACACCTCAACCAGTACTTAAAATGGAAAAAGGAGCAACAAGAAAGGATAGGCCCAAGCAACTATTTATTTGTTGGCCAGAGAGGGCCTTGGACTGCTCAGGCAATTCAGCAGCTTGTTAAAAAGTATCTAAAGAAGCTTGGTTTGTATGAAAGGGGCAAAAGTGTGCATGCTTTAAGACACAGTTATGCTGTTCAGCTCTATCGAAAGAAACGTGATTTGAGAGCAGTTCAGAAACAACTTGGGCATGCATCGATACAAACAACACAGATATACGCAGATGTTACAAAGGAGGATATTCAGCAGCAAATAAACGGGTTGTGGTAA